A window of Miscanthus floridulus cultivar M001 chromosome 12, ASM1932011v1, whole genome shotgun sequence genomic DNA:
GCATTTAGGAACTGATGTTGTGTTCCCTTTTGTCACTAGGCAAATGAAGACACAAACTGTTATTCGTTTGATGCTAGAAGGCTGGACGAAGCCAAAATTGTTCACAAAGGCCATGTTTCAGCTGTGTAAGTGTATTTTTCTGCAAAATTACCTTTTGTGCTATTTATTTAGTAGGTGTGGCTGTAAAGATTTATTATCCTGACTAGCATATATTTCTTACCAATATGAAGAGCATATGAATATTGAGGAAAGTTAGAAGAACCTATATGGATATTTCCCTTGCTGGCATATATCTCTTATCAATTTGAAGAACATTGGAAAAAATCATAGGGTACAAAGAGAAAATAGAAACTGGATTTGTCACTTAATTCAGTGGTGGGGTTGCTCCATTGTCGTACAGTTGATTATTGATCAAACATGACTTAAATAACCTTTTGAAGTTGCATTAACTCATATGTACAGAAGATATCATTTCATGTAGTTGATCTGTACTTATGACATCGGTAGGGTACACGTTTAGTTTCTTCTTTATTACTACAATATTTGTCAGTCGCCACCTTTTGTTTCTAGTTACTGTTTGTACAGACCATTTGACCCATTGTATAGTTGTTTTCCTATACCATTAATGCCAAGAGTCATAAGTAGACAGGTGAAACTAGCAGCTAAGTGGGATTAGACAATGAGGCGGCCGACAGGCTTCCTTTGATCATGATTGGTCATTGCTTGGCTTTGTTTGGTCAGTTGAATTTATTACCGGATTATCCTGCTTGCCTGAAAACGGTTGCATTAGCATTTTTGGTACACGGATCTAGTTTGTATTTGGTCTTGTCTGCATGAGGTCATAGTTTGCTTCAAGAACACCTAGCGAGGAACATGTATGTGGAGGCAAAGCAAATGCTCTTTTTTCATTTTACTTCACTGAgaaattctgttttttttttttggcatcaTGTATGCTTAGTTTAGCTTTTGAGGATGAATGATTGAATCCGTGTAAACTGATGAGGGGAACATGTGTTATTGTTGTGAAAATGACTGTACTACTTATCATTGATGCCTAGCACTTATTGTTCCCGTATTCGTTTTGTGTCTGTCATTAACTTATGGATACGTATCCTAGAAAATGACTGTACTACTTATCATTGATGCCTTAGGATTTTGTTGTTAGTTTGTAGGCAGTAATTGTCATGAGTTGTACTCCTGACCATTGATGGAAgagtttatgaatgctttgctaTTGAGTTCTTGTATCTGACTGAACAAATCTCTCGTGCAGCTTCTTCCACGGGAGCGTAAAAAGCAAGAGTACCAGGATGCTTTGAAGGAGCGGTACAAGCACCTCCCAGGTCAAGCGGATTGTAAGGTAAGCTAGTTTTGCCTCCCGGCATGCATGGGGAAGTCATACCTTTTTTTATTATGTAATCACAAGTAGTTGATGAGCTAGCGTCTCTTACCGTCAGTTTGCTAAATAAAAAGTTCCATCATGCATGACTTTGCTGTTAATTATTACAGGCACAGACACCTGCCGAAGCCAATCTACAAGGCAGCCAACCTACGGCGCACGATGATCGAAGCTGAAAGCCGCAAAGAGGAAAGAAGGCGAAAGCACAGCGCTCCGGGGAGCATGGCTGTGCAGCCCTTCAGGAAGCGAAGAATCATCAAAGAAGTTGAGTAGGCATGCAGCTGGGAGTTTGGGAGTGTGTAAACATGTGGTtttgctgagaaaaaaaatatttttttctttggaaaataggtttgccaagtgtaattctcaaaaacactcggcaaacaataatggtatgctgagaaaaaaattattttttttttgaaaaataggtttgccgagtgtaattcccaaatacactcggcaaacaataatcttttgccgagtgtattttgaaaaaacactcggcaaaccacttttttaccgagtgtcaaatttgacactcggcaaaccatttgccgagtgtgcgataaaaaacactcggcaaataactgtttgccgacactgtagatgtcgtgtgctgtttgtcgagtgttacactcgacaaaacatttgccgagtgttttttgtctttaccgagtgcctgtggcacacggtaaagtcactgtttccggtagtgcatgAACAttgaagttgtagaacttatcaagttctgcaacttttattttgatcatttcttcatctgataaagtggtaataacattattcacaaaatttatatatctctcttatagtttcacaaACAATAAGAGTGTTAtataacatttgtgaacaatgttactaccactatgtcggatgaataaatgatcaaatgaccaaaatagaagttgtagatctcagaaagtcatgaaactctgtagttgaccactttttgatttgaaaccatCTTCTCAAGAAAAAcaacgtttgaatttcaaaaattttgaaatttaaattttttaaacgacctcggatggacaaacagcaaaaacgaaatttgtagatctcaaaaagttatgaaactttgtagttgataactttttgatttgaaatcatcttgtcatggaaaactacgtttgaatttctcaaatttgtaatttaaattttgtaaacgacctcggatggagaaactaccaaaataaaagttgtagatctcgaaaagttataaaactttgtagctaACAACTTTTTCATTTTAACTCATTTAGGGTCCTAAATACTCATTTCAATGAATTTTTTGTTTTCCTAAAAACCATATCACTACCGTTTTAGTGATGTCAATCCCACattactgccggttcaaaatccggcagtgaagggattttttgaaccggcagtggtgTTAAGATCTGGGGTAGTAAGGtctcgtttggcagggcttctccaccggcttcagaGCCGTTTGGAGCTATTTTCTGCCAAACGGGGTAAAGTGAAATAGCTTCACTGGTGaaacccctaaaaacatgctctcacagtgatttggggtgggatggagccaaaaaaaatgGCTTCTCCTGATTCCTCCTCCAgaccctaaaaacatgctctcacagggaagccattttgccaaataatttaccaaaaccgcttcagctccactggtggagctgaagcaaaaaaaaaatagtttcactagtgaagtgaagctcTGCCAAATAGGACCTAACTACTCAGGTGAGGAGCTCTCCTACAATGCTGGGCTTGCGGGTTGGCGCTCCCCCGCACGTGCTCCTGGTCGTTGGGGCGGAACTTGCCCGCACAGCTCTTGGCCATCTCCTCATCGTCCCCACACCTTACACCAGAGAACACTAGCTTGGACGCGGATTCGAGTGGCATGCATGGCAAAAAAGTTTCAGAGTAATGTCATTGAAGACCGAAAAACTTTTTTGATGACtcataagggcagtcccaatggtgcattgatgatggtttctatcctcattaaatgacttaccacgtaggcaaaatgctgacatgacaacgtaattaatgaagaaagagagcaaaaatcatagaaatggtttcttcatgaagaaaccaggtctactcttgacccaatacaccaagaaaccatgaaatcgccattggggagaaaccaccagtttctagggagctcgtgtcgcactcccattggaggaaaatatagagttgggagagagaaagagaaaatagttattactcatagaaaccatgggttggaaagcattacttttttggtgcgatatcctatattatagaatttctttcattgggactgccctaaggaATTTTGAACTTTTATAATGGTGGAAAAGGACtcgtttttttttacttttttagaAATAGGACtcttttttttctaggagcactACCAATGTGGTCAAAAGCCCAAAACAACCCATCTATTGTCGTTGCAACACGCGGTTTCGGCAAACAGTATAAACAAGCATATTGAGGCATGTACTCGTTTGAATGACGTATGCAAGTTACTGCCATATTGGACTGTCTAGCCTGCCTGTCTTCGTGCCTAGGCTGCTGCCGTTTTGGTCCTGTTGACGAACTCGTCCCTAAGCTGCCGCCGCAGGATCTTGCCGGAAACCGACTTGGGGATGACGTCCACGAACTGCAGCTGCCGGAGCTTCTTGTACGACGCCACGCGGCCCGCCACGTACGCCATGATGTCAGCCTCGCTCTCCgacgagccgcgccgccgcaccACGCACGACACCGGGACCTCGCCGGCCTCCTCGTCCGGCAGGCTGCATGGCATGACGCGGCACAAGCACGGCGGTCAAGTCTCTGTCTAGTGCGTTGTGAACTGCAATCGGTCATGGTCGATAGCTTACCCGAAGACGGCCGCGTCTTCCACTGACGGGTGGGACAGGAGAATGGCCTCCAGCTCGGCAGGAGCAACCTGGAAGCCCTTGTACTTGATCAGCTCCTTGATCCGGTCGACGATGAacacgtcgccgtcgtcgtcgatgtAGCCGACGTCGCCGGTGTGGAGCCAGCCCTTGGCGTCGATGGTGCGCTCCGTCTCCTCCTTCTTCCTGTAGTAGCCCTGCATCACGGCCTGGCTCCGGACGCAGATCTCCCCGGGCGTGTTCTTGGGCAGCGACCGACCCGTGTCGGGGTCCACGAACTTCACCTCCAGGTTGGGCAGGATGAACCCCACCGAGTTCTTCTTGGCGATCTGGACGGGCCCCTGCTGCCACGGGTCGTCGCCGGCGGCGTGCGTCAGCGTGATGCAGCTGTGCTCCGTGAGCCCGTACGCCTCCTCCACCTGCACACCCGGGAACTTCTTCTCGAATGCCGCGAGCAGGTCCGGCgcgagcggcgcggcggcggtcATGACGGACTTGAGGGCGAGGTCGGAGAGGTCGAACTCGTCGGCCACGGGGCTCTTCACCATGGCCAGCATCACGGGCGGCACGATGGGCGCGAACATCACTCGGTGCGTCACCAGCGCGCCCAGGAACGTGCGCAGGTCGAAGCGGTCCATTACCACCACCGTGCCCTTGTGCCGGAGCGTGGAGCAGCAGATGCCGGTGATGCCGTAGATGTGGAAGAAGGGCATGAGCCCCAGGGTGACCACCTGCCCGACCAGCTCCTCCCCGACGGCGAACATGGAGGAGCAGAGGTTGGAGACCAGGTTCCGGTGGCTCAGCATCACGCCCTTGGACACCCCCGTCGTGCCGGACGAGTAGGGGAGCGCGCACAGGTCGGACTGCTGCACCGGGTCCAGCGCCACCACCGGCGCGCCCGCGCGGTCCGCGGCGGCGAGGAGCTCGTCCCAGCTGATCGCGCCGGGGAGGCGCTCCATGTCGTCCCCGATGCTGATCACCGGCACGCCCGCGTCCTTCACCTTGTCGTAGGCCACCTCGTTGGTGACCACGAGCTTGGCCTCCGAGTCCTCCACCTGCTTCTTGATCTCTGCAGCGATGGCGCGCGGGTTCACGCCGGAGAAGACCGCGCCCGCCGACATGATCCCGAGGCTCACCACGGGGTACACCGCGAGGTTCGGCAGCGCGACCACCACTACGTGGCCCTTGCGGACGCCCACGGACCGCAGCGCCCGGGCGAACCGCGCCACGTCCCGGACCACCTCGCCGTAGGTGTAGGACCGGCCCCCCGGCGCGGCCTCCACGAGCGCCACATTGTCCGCGTAGGCCTCGGCGCCCGCCAGCACGAACTCCGGCACGGTGACGTCGTCCGGCAGGTCCACGGGTGGGAACCGGCTCCGGAAGATGTGCTCCTCCTCAGCCTCATTCACGACGGCGATGGGCGCGTCGCCCATCCTGAGCTGCTGCTGGTTGTTGGTGGCTTCTTGGCCGGCGTTGGTCGTGAGTAGGAGGAAGGGCATGGGCTTGGCATTTGTAAGAGACGACGAGAGGGGGTCTTGGCGTGGAGTAATGACGGGAGGAAGAAGGTGGAGGCATCCTGTGATGCAATTCTTGTGTGGTGTCAAGACAAGTGGTGTGCAGGTGAGGTTTGGTTGGGTCATGGCCTTTGAGTTCACAGAAGAGTTTGGCTTGGCTGTTATAACACCCTCAGCTTACCATAATTTTGTAGTACTCCGCattaaaaaaaaaatacacatctaatttttctagatttataaaaaaatagtatcaatattttTGTTCTTCCAATAGATTcactataaaaaatatattatattattAATCTACCAGTACTTATTCCATATCATAAAGATTAGTATTTCTTACGATAATGCTGGCACACGAGCGTCCGTCTAGGCGTGTTCAGTCCGGACGAGTCGTTCCCGAGCCTACCCAACGATCAAGCCCAACAGTCCTCCTCCACTTCACTTTCAGTACGACAAGGTTTcttcaaaaaataataaaacatagCGACATTTCCTTCCCCCACTGCCGCACTCATGCGACCACCGTGGGCGCATCCACCACGCCGCCCACCCGCCGCTGGCCTTTTCCAACGCATCGGCCTTCTCCAGCCACAGCCTCCCCATCCGGACGCCACGCGCCCACTCCGCCTTGCAACTGTCGCGCGCCCATCCCATGCCGCTCGCTCCGCGCCGTCACGCGTGCCGCCCGCCCAGCTGAGCCAAGCCCGGTGCTActagcgatggtggtggtggtgctcatgCGGCGCCGACTCCAACCCCCGACAGCTAAAATCGCCTG
This region includes:
- the LOC136495194 gene encoding 4-coumarate--CoA ligase-like 9, coding for MTQPNLTCTPLVLTPHKNCITGCLHLLPPVITPRQDPLSSSLTNAKPMPFLLLTTNAGQEATNNQQQLRMGDAPIAVVNEAEEEHIFRSRFPPVDLPDDVTVPEFVLAGAEAYADNVALVEAAPGGRSYTYGEVVRDVARFARALRSVGVRKGHVVVVALPNLAVYPVVSLGIMSAGAVFSGVNPRAIAAEIKKQVEDSEAKLVVTNEVAYDKVKDAGVPVISIGDDMERLPGAISWDELLAAADRAGAPVVALDPVQQSDLCALPYSSGTTGVSKGVMLSHRNLVSNLCSSMFAVGEELVGQVVTLGLMPFFHIYGITGICCSTLRHKGTVVVMDRFDLRTFLGALVTHRVMFAPIVPPVMLAMVKSPVADEFDLSDLALKSVMTAAAPLAPDLLAAFEKKFPGVQVEEAYGLTEHSCITLTHAAGDDPWQQGPVQIAKKNSVGFILPNLEVKFVDPDTGRSLPKNTPGEICVRSQAVMQGYYRKKEETERTIDAKGWLHTGDVGYIDDDGDVFIVDRIKELIKYKGFQVAPAELEAILLSHPSVEDAAVFGLPDEEAGEVPVSCVVRRRGSSESEADIMAYVAGRVASYKKLRQLQFVDVIPKSVSGKILRRQLRDEFVNRTKTAAA